From the genome of Bradyrhizobium sp. ORS 278:
AGGGGAGAGGGCGCAGCAATGAGCACTGCAACGGCTGGGCTTGGGTCCCGACGCAACCCAGCCCTCACCTCCCGCGTGTTGACATCATCGTCGGCCGGCCGATGATGCGGTCAACAACAACATCCGGGGACGACACGCCATGACGCAGCCTGATCTCGTGATCCGCGGCGGAACGATTGCCGATGGCTCTGGCGGCGAGCTGTACGAAGCGGATGTCGCTATCACAGGCGGCCGCATCGTCGACGTCGGCAGGATCGCCGCGTCCGGGCGCGAGGAGATCGACGCGCGCGGCAAGCTCGTGACCCCCGGCTTCGTCGACGTCCACACCCATTATGACGGCCAGGTCACCTGGAGCCACGACATCTCGCCGTCGTCGCAGAACGGCGTCACCACCGCGATCATGGGCAATTGCGGCGTCGGCTTCGCACCGTGCCGGCCGGCCGACCACCAGCGGCTGATTCAGCTGATGGAAGGCGTCGAGGACATTCCCGAGCCGGTGCTCGAAGCCGGCATTCCCTGGGAGTGGGAAAGCTTTCCCGATTATATGGAATGGCTGGGCAAGCGCTCCTTCGATCTCGACATCGGCGCGCAGCTGCCGCATGCGGCGCTGCGCGTCTACGTGATGGGCGAACGCGGCGCGCGGCGTGATCCGGCCACGGCCGACGACAGCCGCGCCATGGCGGCGCTGGCGCGCGATGCGGTCAAAGCCGGGGCGCTCGGCTTCTCCACCTCGCGCACGCTCAACCACCGCACCTCGACCGGCGACTACACGCCGACGCTCAAGGCCGGCGAGGATGAGCTGACGACCATCGCGAGCGCGATGCACAGCGCCGGCCGCAGCGTGCTGCAATTCGTGCTCGACATCTCCACCATCCACGAAGACCTGCCGATGATGCTGCGCATCGCCGACGCAACGAAATGCCCGATCTCGTTCTCGGTGACGCAGAACGATCGCGCGCCGCAGCGCTGGCGGCAGACGTTGGCGGAGATCAACGCGGCGGCCGCGCGCGGCCTGTCGGTGACGGCACAGATCGCGGCGCGCCCGGTCGGACTGCTGCTCGGGCTGGAATTGTCACGCAACCCGCTGCAGACCCATCCGAGCTACCAGGCGATCGCGCATCTGCCGCTGTCCGAACGCGCCGCGCGGATGCGCGATCCGCAGCTCCGCGCGGCGATCCTGAGCGAGCAAGCCAGTGCGACCGACGACCCGCTGTTCTTCAAGCCGAACTACGACAAGATGTACCTGCTCGGCGATCCGCCGGACTATGAGCAGCCGCCGGAGCGGTCGCTCGGCGCCCAGGCGCGTGCGCGCGGCTGCCGGCCGGAGGAGCTGGCCTATGATGCGATGCTGACGGACGGCGGGCGCGGCATGCTCTACGTGCCGTTCCTCAACTATTCCGACGGCAACCTCGACGCCACCTATGAGATGCTGCGCGACCCCAGCAGCGTGCCAGGCCTCAGCGACGGCGGCGCGCATTGCGGCATCATCTGCGACGCCAGCTTCCCGACCTATCTGCTGACGCACTGGACCCGCGACCGCACGCGCGGCGACAGGCTGTCGATCCCGTTCGTCGTCGCGGCGCAGTCGCGCAAGACCGCGCTCTCCGTCGGCCTCGGCGATCGCGGTCTGATCGCGCCCGGCTTCAAGGCCGACGTCAACGTCATCGATTACGACCGGCTGCATCTGCATCCGCCCAAGGTGCATTACGACCTGCCGGTCGGCGGTCGCCGGCTAATGCAGGACGTCGACGGCTACGAGGCGACGATCGTGTCGGGCATCGTCACGCGCAGGCACGGCGAGGCCACCGGCGCACGGCCGGGGCGGCTGGTCAGGGGCGCGCGCGCTGGGATGCAATAACCTCAGCGCGAGCGTTCCCGCGTCGTCCACTCATCCTCGGTCGTCCCGGACGCGCGCGCAACGCGCTCGCCGATCCGGGACCGATAACCACAGGGAGCTGTTTGGGGCACCTTGGTCGATCGAGGCCGCCCAGCCACGATCGACGGTGGCTATGGGTCCCTGCGCAAGGCCGGCACGACGCCGAATAGATGGCGCGCACTCCTCACGCAAATTCCGGCGCGACCGCCTCATCCACCTGCAGGCGCGCGCGTTCTGTGTTCGGCCAGAGCAGCGCCAGTCCGAGCAGGCCGGAAATCACCATGATGACCGCGTTGATGGTGAAGCCGGACATGTAGCCTTCGAGCATGCTGCCGGAAGCCTGGATCATCTTGCCCATCACGACCGGCGCGATGATGCCGGCCAGCGTGTACAGGGCACCGTAGATCGAGATGACGGCGCCACGCTGCGCGACCGGCGTGAACTCGCCGATCATCGGCGGGCAGACGACGTAGATCGAGCCGCACAGGCCTGATCCGACCACGACCAGCGCGATCTTGGCCGACGCCCCGTCCACATGCGGCATCGCGGCCATCAGCGCCCCGCCGATCACCAGCGGCGTCGCACCGAGCACACCGCGCGCCAGGCGCGTGGACACGCCGCGCGCCATCAGCATCTGCGATGCGAAGCCCGTCGTCAGCACCACGCATGCGCCGAAGATCCACGGCAGGATCGAGATGAAGCCGGCCTGCGCCTGCGAGAAACCGAGGCCCTTGATCAGGAACGGCGTGAACCAGGTCAATCCGAGCGACAGCGCCCAGTAGGCGCCGAAGGTCGCCGCCACGCAACCCAAGAAGGTCCTGCTGGTCAGGATCTGCAGATACGGCACGCGCTGTTCGCGGACGGCGACCGGGTCCAGCTCCGCCAGCGGTCCTTCCCGGCCGAGCCACAGCCACGCCGCGCTCCACATCAGGCCGACCACGCCCAGCGCGCCGAACGCATAGTGCCAGCCATGATTCACGATCACCCAGTTCAAGGCGGGCACCGCGAGGATGACGCCGAACGCGGAGCCCTGCGACAGGATCGCGGTCGGCATCGCGCGCTTCTCGTCGGGAAACCATTTGTAGATCGCGTGAACCGCGACCGAGGCTGCCGGACCTTCGCCGGCGCCGAGAATGATTCGGCAGATCAGCAGCGTCGTGAAGCCGACGGTGCCGACCATCGGGAATTGCGCCACCGCCCACACCAGCGCCAGCACCAGGAGGACCCAGCGCGTCGGCACCTTGTTGACGATGAAGCCGACCACGATCGCCGCGAGGGAGAACAGCAGGAAGAACGACGAGCCGAGCAGCCCGAACTGCTCGGCGCTCAGATTGAGCTCGGTCATGATCGGAACGCCGGCGAGGCCGACAACGATCTTGTCGGCAAAGTTCACCAGCATGAACAGAAACAAAAGGAAGGTGATCCTCCACGCGCCCTTCGGCGTGGACGCCGTGCTGGCGCGGGCATTGCTCTTGAGCGTCGTTGGCGCGGCCATCATCCACCCCCGTTGTTTGTTTTGATCCGCCTCTGTGCTTCGGGCGTTTTGTCGATGCTACCCACGAAGCGCCGCTGCGCGCAACCCGATCGCGCACTAAGCCTCTGTTGCAACGCGAGAATTTCACTCTCGAGCTGCGCGAGGACCACCACGCAATCTCGCCGCGAGAGGACGTGCGATCACATCATGCGCTCTGCGAAGAACGAGCGCGTGATGTTCGCGTTTGCCCTTGTTATGCTGTGATGCAACAACCCCGATCATGCTCGTGCTCAGCGTTCGTCATCTCACCAAATCCTACCGATCCGGCGGCGAGCCGATCAAAGTCCTCCGCGGCGTCGACCTCGACGTGGCCTCCGGCGAGCGCGTGGCGCTGACCGGCGAATCCGGCTCGGGCAAGAGCACGCTGCTGCATCTCATTGCCGGGCTCGATGCGGCCGATGACGGCGACATCACGCTCGACGGAGCGTCGGTCGGCGCGCTGGACGACGCCGGCCGCGCCGCAATCCGGCGCGAGCGGCTCGGGCTGGTGTTCCAGCAGTTCAATCTGGTGCCGAGCCTGTCGGTGCAGGACAATCTCAGCTTCCAGGCGCGGCTGGCCGGGCGGCACGATCCGGTCTGGCACACCGAACTGGTGGAGCGGCTCGGCCTGAAACCGCTGCTCAAGCGCTATCCCGAGCAGCTGTCCGGAGGCCAGCAGCAACGCGTCGCCATCGGCCGCGCGCTGGCGATCAAGCCTGCGCTGCTCCTCGCGGACGAGCCGACCGGCAATCTCGACGAGGACACCGCCGACGAGGTGATGGCGCTGACGCGCGATCTCGTCGCGCGCACCGGCTGCGGCTTCCTGATGGTGACGCATAGCGCACGGCTCGCGGCGATGCTCGACCGCCACGTCCATCTGCATGCGGGCCGCGTCGCATGAGACGCGCGGTGTGGATCCTCGCCGTGCTGCTCAGCCACTGGCGGCGGCATCCGATGCAGCTCGCGACCTTGCTGATCGGCCTGATCTCGGCCACCGCGCTGTGGAGCGGCGTGCAGGCGCTGAACCAGCAGGCGCGCAGCTCCTATGATCGCGCCGCGGCGATCTTCGGCGGCGCGCGCACGCCGATGCTGGTCGCCAAGGACGGCAAGATGCTGCCGCAAAGCGTGTTCGCCGCCTTGCGCCGCGCCGGCTGGCCGGTGTCGCCGGTCGTCGAGGGTCGCGTGCAGATCGATGGCCGCTCGATCCGGCTGCTCGGCATCGAGCCGTTCAGCATTCCCAAGGAGGTCGGCGATGCGCCGACGGTCGGCCGCAGCGAGCTCGAGGCGTTCCTGACGCCGCCGCACCGGACGCTGATCTCGCCGGAGACGCTGGCCGAAATCGGACTCAAGGACGGCGCGACGCCGCGACTCAGCAACGACGCGGTGCTGCCGCCGCTGATGGCGCAACAGCAGCTCGCGCCCGGCGTGCTCGTTGTCGACATCAGCGACGCGCAACGGCTGCTCGACAAGCCCGGCCAGATCTCGCGGCTCTTGCTCGGCAAGACGACCGCGCAGCGCGCGCCGTTGCAGAGTTTTGCGGACGGCCGCCTGCAGCTGGTGCAGCCGGAGGCCGAGACCGATCTGGAGCGGCTGACCGACAGCTTCCATCTCAACCTCACCGCGTTCGGCCTGCTGTCCTTCGTCGTCGGCCTGTTCATCGTCAACTCCGCGATCGGCCTCGCCTTCGAGCAGCGGCTGCCGGTGCTGCGCACCTTGCGCGCCTGCGGCGTGTCGGCGCGTCAGCTCAACGCCGTGCTGATCGGCGAGCTCATCGCGTTCGCCCTGGTCGCGGGCATCGTCGGCCTGGTCTGCGGCTATGTCATCGCAGCGACGCTGCTGCCGAACGTCGCCGCGTCCTTGCGTGGGCTCTACGGCGCGCAGGTGCCGGGCGAGCTGAGCCTGCGGCCGGAATGGTGGCTCGCGGGCCTTGTCATCAGCGTGGCCGGCGCGCTCGCGGCCGCCACCACCAGCCTGGTCAAATCGATGCGGCTGCCGATCCTCTCGACTGCGCAGCCTTACGCGTGGCAGGAGGCGCAGCGGCGCTGGCTGCGGCTGCAGAGCGCGGTCGCGCTCGCCTTCTTCGTCGCCGCCGGGCTGCTGCTGTGGCTCGGGCAGTCGCTGCTCGCCGGCTTCGGCGTGCTCGCGGCGATGATGCTCGGCGCCGCGCTGCTGCTGCCCGCGATTCTCGAATTCGTGCTGCGGCTCGGCGAGCACGGCGCGCGGGCGGCGCTGGCGCAATGGTTCTGGGCCGACAGCCGGCAGCAGATCTCGGGCCTGTCGCTGGCGCTGATGGCGCTGCTGCTGGCGCTCGCCGTCAATGTCGGCGTGGCGACGATGGTAGAGACGTTCAGCCGCACCTTCCTGGTCTGGCTCGATGGCCGGCTCGCCGCCGACATCTATATCAGTGCGGCCGATGAAGCGCAGGCGCGCGACATTCAGGGGTGGCTGCGCACGCGGCCCGAGGTGCAAGCGGTGTTGCCGGGCGGCCGCGCCGAAACGCAACTGTCGGGCGCGCCGATCGATGTGCTCGGCCTGCCCGATCACGACACGTATCGCGAGCACTGGCCGCTGCTACAGGCCGGCCCCGATGCGTGGAAGCAGCTGGTGCGAGGCGATGCCGGCTTCGTCAGCGAGCAGCTGGCCCGGCGGCTCAATCTCTCGCTCGGCGACGCCATCGACATCCCCGCACCGGCCGGCGACTGGCACATCACGGTGGCCGGCATCTACGCCGACTACGGCAATCCGAAGGGCCAGGTCACCGTGAACGTCGCCGCGCTGACGCGGCGTTTTCCGGCGACGCCGATCACGCGGATGGCGGTGCGCGCAGCGCCCGCCGACGTGCCCAGACTGATCGCTGATCTCGGCGAGAAGTTCGGCCTCGACGGCCGCAACGTCGTCGACCAGGCCAACATCAAGCAGGAGTCCAAGCAGATCTTCAACCGCACCTTTGCGGTGACCGGCGCGCTCAACACCTTTACGCTCGGTGTCGCCGCGATCGCCCTGCTGACGAGTCTGCTGACCTTGGCGAACTCCCGCCTGCCGCAACTCGCACCTTTATGGGCGATCGGCCTCACGCGCCGCCGCCTTGCCGAGGTCGAACTGCTGAAGACGCTGTCGCTGGCCGGCCTCACCGCGCTGCTGGCGCTGCCGCTCGGGCTGGTCGTGGCTTGGTGCCTGATCGCGATCGTCAACGTCAAGGCGTTCGGCTGGCGGCTGCCGTTCGACGTGTTTCCGCTGCAGCTGATCCGGCTGTTGATCGTCACGCTCGCCGCCGCGCTGGTCGCCTCGCTGCTGCCCGTGCTCAGGCTGGCGCGGATGCAGCCGGCGCAGCTCGTGAGGACCTTCACCATTGAGCGCTAGAGCCACATTCACCCGACGCGGGCTGATCGGCTTGCTGGGCCTGCTGGCGCTGCCGCGGCTCGCCCGGGCGCAGGGCTTTGCGGGTCTTGCCGACAGCGGCGACGGCTTCACGCCGGTGACGCCTGGCAAGACCTTCAGCTTCCCGGCCGACCACGGCCCGCATGACGATTTCCGCATCGAGTGGTGGTACATCACCGCCAATCTAAGCGACGCCAGTGGCAAGGCCTACGGCCTGCAATGGACGCTGTTCCGCTCGGCAGCCCGGCCCGGGCCACAGGCCGAGGGCTTCGACAATCAGCAGCTGTGGATGGCCCATGCGGCGGTGACGCGCGCCGACAGTCATCGCTCCACCGAGAAATACGCGCGCGGCGGCATCGGCCAGGCTGGCGTCGAGGCCAAGCCGTTCCAGGCCTGGATCGACGATTGGCAGCTGCGCGGCACCGACGCGACCGACGATCAATCGCTGGCGCCGCTCGACATGAGCGCGAGCGCATCGGACTTCTCCTACGCGCTGCACCTGGAGGCGGATCATCCGGTGGTGCTGCAGGGCATCGGCGGCTACAGCCGCAAATCCGAGCGCGGCCAGGCGTCGTACTACTACAGCCAGCCGTTCTACCGCGCCCGCGGCCGCATCAGCTTCGACGGCACGCCGGTCGAGGTCACCGGCCAGGCGTGGCTCGACCGCGAATGGAGCAGCCAGCCGCTGGCCTCCGACCAGAGCGGCTGGGACTGGTTCGCGCTGCATTTCTCGGGCGGCGAGAAGCTGATGCTCTACCGGATGCGGCAGGGCAATGGGGACTACACGTCCGGTACCTGGATCACGGCCGACGGCGCGTCACGCCCGCTCGGCCCCGACGGCATCGCGATGCGGCCGACCGAGACGGTTGCGATCGGCGAGCGCAAGCTGCCGATCGGCTGGCACGTCGCGATCGCTTCCCTCGGCATCGCCATCGATACCGCGCCGCTCAATCCGAAGGCCTGGATGGGCACCCGCGTGCCGTATTGGGAGGGGCCGATCAGCTTCAAGGGCAGCCACACCGGGGTGGGCTATCTCGAGCTGACGGGGTATTAAAACGTATCGATCAAGGGGGGACCGCAATGTATCACTTCACGGCCATCGTGACCGTTCTCGCGCTGCTGCTCTACTTCTACATGTCGATCCTGGTGGGGAAGGCGCGCGTGCAATACGGCGTGAAGGCGCCGGCGACCACCGGCAATCCGGATTTCGAGCGCGTCTTCCGCGTGCATATGAATACGCTGGAATGGCTGCCGATCTTCTTGCCGGCGCTGTGGCTGTTCGCGATCTATGTCAGCGACGCGATCGCGGCGTTGCTCGGGCTGGTATGGATCGCCGGCCGCGCGATGTACATGGTCGCCTACGCCAAGGCCGCAGAGAAACGCAGCGCCGGCTTCGGCGTTCAGGCACTCGCCGCCATGGCGCTGCTGGTGGGCGCACTGATCGCGATCCTCTGGCGGCTCTTGCACGGCTGACCACCACATCCTCCACCGTCGTCCCGGGCTTGACCCGGGACCCATAACCACCGGCGGATGTTGTTAGCACGACGGCCCAACCTTGAACCTGCCCCAAGATAGATCACGCGGTATGGGTCCCGGCTCAAGGCCGGGACGACACCTCTTGTGTGGCGCGAGAGCGCGCGATCACTTCGTCAGCGGGCAGCCGCTGTCCTTGGGTGTGAAGAACGCCTTGTCGCCGGACACCGTGGCGAGCTGCTTGTAATAGTCCCACGGTTTCTTCGATTCCGACGGCTTCTTGACCTCGAACAGATACATGTCGTGGACCATGCGGCCGTTGGCGAGCACCTTGCCCTGCGCGAAGGCGTCGTCGACCGGCAGCTCCTTCAGCTTGGCCGCGACAGCGTCGGAGTCCTTGGTGCCGGCCGCCTTGACGGCCTTGAGGTAGGACAGCGTCGCCGAATAGGTGCCCGCATGGATCATGCTCGGCATGCGGCCGGTGCGCTTCATGAAGCGCTCGCTGAAGGCACGGGCCTTGTCGTCGTGATCCCAGTAGAAGCCCTCCGTGAGCACCAGGCCCTGCGCGGCCTCCAGCCCGAGGCCGTGCACCTCCGACAGCGTCATCAGCAGGCCGGCGAGCTTCTGGCCGCCCTTGACGATGCCGAACTCGGCCGCCTGCTTGATCGAGTTGGTGGTGTCGAGCCCGGCATTGGCGAGGCCGATGATCTTGGCCTTGGAGCTCTGCGCCTGCAGCAGGAAGGAGGAGAAGTCCGACGAGTTCAGCGGGATGCGCACCGAGCCGAGCACCTTGCCGCCCTTCGACGTCACGATGTCGCTGGTGTCCTTCTCCAGCGCGTAGCCAAAGGCGTAGTCCGCGGTCATGAAGAACCAGCTGTCGCCGCCGGATTCGACCAGCGCGCCGCCGGTGCCGACCGCGAGCGCGCGGGTGTCATAGGCCCAATGGAAGCCGTAGGGCGTGCAGGCATCGCCCGTGATCCGCGAGGTCGCAGCTCCCACCACGATGTCGATCTTCTTCTTCTCCTTCGACAGCTCCTGGATCGCCAGCGCCACCGAGGACGTCGTCAATTCGGTGATCATGTCGACACCCTCGGTGTCGTACCAGCGCCGGGCGATGGTGGAGGCCAGATCCGGCTTGTTCTGGTGGTCGGCGGTGACGAGCTCGACCTTCTGCCCCAGCACCTCGCCGCCGAAATCCTCGATCGCCATCTTGGCGGCCTCGACGGAATATTTACCGCCGTAGTCGGCATAGACGCCCGACTGGTCGTTGAGGATGCCGATCTTGACCTGTGCCGATGCCGGCGCGGCCACCATCAGCGCACCAACCGCAGCAAAAGCCAGCAAGCCCAATTTCATATGGTCTCTCCCGAGTTTCTTCGTTGTGGCGTCATTCGTTGTGGAATGCCCTGTTCATGTTATGCCAGAATCCCGACCGCGCCCATCCCTTCCCGCCCTAGCCAAAGGACGGAGGGGCGTGTTGAGGGTGGTGGGTTCCTCCGCTACAGTCCTGCTCAAGCAACAACGAGCCCGTCCCGACGGGATGGCGCGCGCGGACGGAAACAGCCTGCAGTCGTGACGCGAGCCATCGCCCGCGCCCCGTCATCGTGCTCCCTCCTGCGCTCGCGCCGCCCTGCGGAATATGCGGCAATCGCTGCCCGAGGGAGGACACATGTACACCGGCAAGCACGCAAGGCTGCGCCCGCTGCAGCCCGCCTTCATCATGGCCTCCACCGGCGAAGCGGTGAACTATCGCGAGCTGGAGGCGCGCTCGAACCGCCTAGCGCATCTCTTTCGCAAGCGTGGCCTGAAGCGGCTGGACCATTATTCGATCTTCATGGAGAACAACAGCCGCTATCTCGAAGCCTGCGGCGCCGGCGAGCGCTCCGGCCTGTATTTCACCTGCGTGAACTCGTACCTCACGCCGGGCGAGCTCGCCTACATCCTCAATAACAGCCAGTCCCGGCTCCTGATCACCTCGGTCGCGAAGCTCGACGTCGCGCGCGAGGCGCTCAAGGAGGCGCCCGGCATCGAGCTGTGCATGGTCGCCGACGGTCCGGGAGAGGGCGATCGCATCGTCGGCCTGCAGGAGGCGATCGCCGGCCTCCCGGCGACGCCGATCGCCGACGAATGCATCGGCACGGCGATGCTGTACTCCTCCGGCACAACCGGCCGGCCCAAGGGCATCCTGCGGCCGCTGCCGGAGCAGCCGCCGGTGCAGCAGTTGCCGATCTTCGACTTCCTCGAGAAGCTGTGGCGCTACCGCGAGGGCATGATCTATCTGTCGCCGGCGCCGCTGTATCACTCCGCGCCACAAGCCGCCGTCAATCTCACGATCCGCGCTGGCGGCACCGCCATCATCATGGAGAATTTCGATCCGGAGCGCTACCTGCAGCTCGTCGAGCAATGGGGCATCACCCATACCCAGCTGGTGCCGACGATGTTCTCGCGCATGCTGAAGCTGCCGGAGGAGATCCGCACCCGCTACGATCTGTCCTCGCTGGAGATCGCGATCCATGCCGCGGCGCCCTGCCCCGCGCAGGTCAAGGAGGACATGATCCGCTGGTGGGGGCCGATCATCCACGAATATTACGGCGCCACCGAAGGCCTCGGCTTCACCGCCTGCGACAGCGAGCAATGGCTCGCGCATCGCGGCACCGTCGGCAAGGTGCTGTTCGGCGACCTGCACATCCTCGACGAACACATGCAGCCTTGCCCGGCCGGCACCGCCGGCACGGTGTGGTTCAAGACCGGTTCGCCGTTCGAGTATTTCAACGACCCCGAGCGCACCCGGGAGGCGCGCTCGGCCGACGGCACGATGAGCACGGTCGGCGATGTCGGCTATGTCGATGCCGACGGCTATCTGTATCTCACCGACCGCGCCACCTTCATGATCATCTCGGGCGGCGTGAACATCTATCCGCAGGAATGCGAGAACCTGCTGATCACGCATCCGAAGGTCGCCGACGCCGCGGTGTTCGGCGTGCCCAATACCGATCTCGGCGAGGAGGTGAAGGCGGTGATCCAGCCGATGTCCGGCATCGTGCCCAGTCCTGCGCTCGAGGAGGAGCTGATCGCGTTCTGCCGGCAGTCGCTGTCGCGCCAGAAGGTGCCGCGCTCGATCGACTTCGAGACGGAGCTGCCGCGGCTGCCGACCGGCAAGCTCTACAAGCGTCTGCTGCGCGACCGCTATTGGGGCAACAAGACCTCGCGGATCGTGTAGGACGCCTGACCGGAGGTTGATCCTGGTCAAGCGGGCGCGGCGCGACGTCGCTATGCTTCGCCGATTGCGACCGCAGCGATTTCGCGAGACGACGACATGCGCGCTCATCAAATCATGACCCGATCGGTGATCACGGTGACGCCGGGAACCCCGGTGGCCGAGGCGGCCCGGATCATGCTGCGCAACCATATCGGCGGGTTGCCGGTCATCGATGCCTCTGGCCGGCTGGTCGGAATGGTCACCGACGGCGACTTCCTGCGCCGCGCAGAGCTCGGCACCGAGCGCAAGCAGGGCCGCTGGCTCGACCTCCTGGTCGGACGCGGCCGGATCGGCGCGGATTTCGTCCATTCCCATGGCCGCACCGTCGGCGACATCATGAGCCGGCCGGCCGTCACCGTCGGCACCGATGCGAGCCTTGCGGAGATCGCCGAAGTCATGGAGAAGCGCAGCATCAAGCGGCTTCCGGTCATGAATGGCGACCAACTGGCCGGCATGGTGACGCAGACCGATTTCGTGCAGACGCTCGCGGACCTCGCCACGACCGTGCCGGCCCCGACCCGCGATGACGACGTGATTCGCAGCGCCATCCTCGATGCGCTCGATCAGGCGGCCTGCAAGCATTGCCGCTTCAACGTCGTCGTCCGCAACGGTATCGCGCATCTCAGCGGTGCGGTGCGCCACGAGGCCGAACGGGCCACCGCGATCGTGGCGGCGACGAGCGTGCAGGGCGTTCGTGAGGTGCGCGACCACATGTGGATCTATCCGCCGCCGGAGGACGAGCTCGGCGGCGGCGATATCGTCTCGCTGCAGGAGCAGCCGTCGACCGACGACGACCAGCCACTGTGAGGAGGGCCGCCGGTGCGCCACGCCACTGCGTTATCGATCGCGCTGCTTGTTCTGGCGTCGGCCGGCGCTTCGGCTGACGACCTCGAGCACGGGCATCAGCTGGCCTCGCGCTGGTGCGCCGCCTGCCATGCCATCGGTGGGGAGCCGTCCCGATTCCGCCGCGCCCAGCCGTTCGCCGCCATCGCCACAAAGCCGGGCGTGACCCGGGAGATGCTGGTGAAGTTTCTGCTGCTCCCGCACGCGACCATGGCCAACAATCCGCTG
Proteins encoded in this window:
- a CDS encoding amidohydrolase family protein, whose protein sequence is MTQPDLVIRGGTIADGSGGELYEADVAITGGRIVDVGRIAASGREEIDARGKLVTPGFVDVHTHYDGQVTWSHDISPSSQNGVTTAIMGNCGVGFAPCRPADHQRLIQLMEGVEDIPEPVLEAGIPWEWESFPDYMEWLGKRSFDLDIGAQLPHAALRVYVMGERGARRDPATADDSRAMAALARDAVKAGALGFSTSRTLNHRTSTGDYTPTLKAGEDELTTIASAMHSAGRSVLQFVLDISTIHEDLPMMLRIADATKCPISFSVTQNDRAPQRWRQTLAEINAAAARGLSVTAQIAARPVGLLLGLELSRNPLQTHPSYQAIAHLPLSERAARMRDPQLRAAILSEQASATDDPLFFKPNYDKMYLLGDPPDYEQPPERSLGAQARARGCRPEELAYDAMLTDGGRGMLYVPFLNYSDGNLDATYEMLRDPSSVPGLSDGGAHCGIICDASFPTYLLTHWTRDRTRGDRLSIPFVVAAQSRKTALSVGLGDRGLIAPGFKADVNVIDYDRLHLHPPKVHYDLPVGGRRLMQDVDGYEATIVSGIVTRRHGEATGARPGRLVRGARAGMQ
- a CDS encoding ABC transporter permease yields the protein MRRAVWILAVLLSHWRRHPMQLATLLIGLISATALWSGVQALNQQARSSYDRAAAIFGGARTPMLVAKDGKMLPQSVFAALRRAGWPVSPVVEGRVQIDGRSIRLLGIEPFSIPKEVGDAPTVGRSELEAFLTPPHRTLISPETLAEIGLKDGATPRLSNDAVLPPLMAQQQLAPGVLVVDISDAQRLLDKPGQISRLLLGKTTAQRAPLQSFADGRLQLVQPEAETDLERLTDSFHLNLTAFGLLSFVVGLFIVNSAIGLAFEQRLPVLRTLRACGVSARQLNAVLIGELIAFALVAGIVGLVCGYVIAATLLPNVAASLRGLYGAQVPGELSLRPEWWLAGLVISVAGALAAATTSLVKSMRLPILSTAQPYAWQEAQRRWLRLQSAVALAFFVAAGLLLWLGQSLLAGFGVLAAMMLGAALLLPAILEFVLRLGEHGARAALAQWFWADSRQQISGLSLALMALLLALAVNVGVATMVETFSRTFLVWLDGRLAADIYISAADEAQARDIQGWLRTRPEVQAVLPGGRAETQLSGAPIDVLGLPDHDTYREHWPLLQAGPDAWKQLVRGDAGFVSEQLARRLNLSLGDAIDIPAPAGDWHITVAGIYADYGNPKGQVTVNVAALTRRFPATPITRMAVRAAPADVPRLIADLGEKFGLDGRNVVDQANIKQESKQIFNRTFAVTGALNTFTLGVAAIALLTSLLTLANSRLPQLAPLWAIGLTRRRLAEVELLKTLSLAGLTALLALPLGLVVAWCLIAIVNVKAFGWRLPFDVFPLQLIRLLIVTLAAALVASLLPVLRLARMQPAQLVRTFTIER
- a CDS encoding MAPEG family protein, whose amino-acid sequence is MYHFTAIVTVLALLLYFYMSILVGKARVQYGVKAPATTGNPDFERVFRVHMNTLEWLPIFLPALWLFAIYVSDAIAALLGLVWIAGRAMYMVAYAKAAEKRSAGFGVQALAAMALLVGALIAILWRLLHG
- a CDS encoding lipocalin-like domain-containing protein, which gives rise to MSARATFTRRGLIGLLGLLALPRLARAQGFAGLADSGDGFTPVTPGKTFSFPADHGPHDDFRIEWWYITANLSDASGKAYGLQWTLFRSAARPGPQAEGFDNQQLWMAHAAVTRADSHRSTEKYARGGIGQAGVEAKPFQAWIDDWQLRGTDATDDQSLAPLDMSASASDFSYALHLEADHPVVLQGIGGYSRKSERGQASYYYSQPFYRARGRISFDGTPVEVTGQAWLDREWSSQPLASDQSGWDWFALHFSGGEKLMLYRMRQGNGDYTSGTWITADGASRPLGPDGIAMRPTETVAIGERKLPIGWHVAIASLGIAIDTAPLNPKAWMGTRVPYWEGPISFKGSHTGVGYLELTGY
- a CDS encoding ABC transporter ATP-binding protein, with protein sequence MLVLSVRHLTKSYRSGGEPIKVLRGVDLDVASGERVALTGESGSGKSTLLHLIAGLDAADDGDITLDGASVGALDDAGRAAIRRERLGLVFQQFNLVPSLSVQDNLSFQARLAGRHDPVWHTELVERLGLKPLLKRYPEQLSGGQQQRVAIGRALAIKPALLLADEPTGNLDEDTADEVMALTRDLVARTGCGFLMVTHSARLAAMLDRHVHLHAGRVA
- a CDS encoding MFS transporter, with protein sequence MAAPTTLKSNARASTASTPKGAWRITFLLFLFMLVNFADKIVVGLAGVPIMTELNLSAEQFGLLGSSFFLLFSLAAIVVGFIVNKVPTRWVLLVLALVWAVAQFPMVGTVGFTTLLICRIILGAGEGPAASVAVHAIYKWFPDEKRAMPTAILSQGSAFGVILAVPALNWVIVNHGWHYAFGALGVVGLMWSAAWLWLGREGPLAELDPVAVREQRVPYLQILTSRTFLGCVAATFGAYWALSLGLTWFTPFLIKGLGFSQAQAGFISILPWIFGACVVLTTGFASQMLMARGVSTRLARGVLGATPLVIGGALMAAMPHVDGASAKIALVVVGSGLCGSIYVVCPPMIGEFTPVAQRGAVISIYGALYTLAGIIAPVVMGKMIQASGSMLEGYMSGFTINAVIMVISGLLGLALLWPNTERARLQVDEAVAPEFA
- a CDS encoding ABC transporter substrate-binding protein; the encoded protein is MKLGLLAFAAVGALMVAAPASAQVKIGILNDQSGVYADYGGKYSVEAAKMAIEDFGGEVLGQKVELVTADHQNKPDLASTIARRWYDTEGVDMITELTTSSVALAIQELSKEKKKIDIVVGAATSRITGDACTPYGFHWAYDTRALAVGTGGALVESGGDSWFFMTADYAFGYALEKDTSDIVTSKGGKVLGSVRIPLNSSDFSSFLLQAQSSKAKIIGLANAGLDTTNSIKQAAEFGIVKGGQKLAGLLMTLSEVHGLGLEAAQGLVLTEGFYWDHDDKARAFSERFMKRTGRMPSMIHAGTYSATLSYLKAVKAAGTKDSDAVAAKLKELPVDDAFAQGKVLANGRMVHDMYLFEVKKPSESKKPWDYYKQLATVSGDKAFFTPKDSGCPLTK